From Streptomyces sp. Edi4, one genomic window encodes:
- the lysS gene encoding lysine--tRNA ligase — MAQSSTETDWVSRFADDVIAESERRAPDAAKSPAEAPVIVVASGLSPSGPIHLGNLREVMTPHLVADEIRRRGYRVRHLISWDDYDRYRKVPSGVPGVDESWNEHIGRPLTSVPAPVGSAYPNWAEHFKAAMGQALAELGVEYDGISQTEQYTSGVYRDQVLHAMKHRGDIDAILEQYRTKKAPGKKSQKPLDEAELEAAEGSGAAAEDDGTGSTGYFPYKPYCGGCGKDLTVVTAYDDDTTELTYTCSACAFSETVLLSEFHRGKLVWKVDWPMRWAYEGVVFEPSGVDHSSPGSSFQVGGQIVSIFGGVQPIGPMYAFVGISGMAKMSSSKGGVPTPADALKIMEPQLLRWLYARRRPNQSFKIAFDQEIQRLYDEWDKLEAKVADGTALPADAAAHSRAARTAAGELPRTARPLPYRTLASVVDVTAGHEDQTLRILSELDPANPVTSLDEVRPRLDRAENWITTQVPADQRTLVREEPDTELLASLDEQARESLRLLVEGLDSHWSLDGLTTLVYGVPKVMAGLEPDAKPTPELKVAQRSFFALLYTLLVSRETGPRLPTLLLAVGADRVRKLLAA; from the coding sequence GTGGCTCAGAGCAGCACCGAGACCGACTGGGTCTCCCGTTTCGCGGACGATGTCATCGCCGAGTCGGAGCGACGTGCGCCTGACGCCGCGAAATCGCCCGCCGAGGCCCCGGTGATCGTCGTCGCGTCCGGTCTCTCGCCCTCCGGCCCGATCCACCTGGGCAACCTGCGCGAGGTCATGACCCCGCACCTGGTCGCGGACGAGATCCGCCGCCGCGGCTACCGGGTGCGCCACCTCATCTCCTGGGACGACTACGACCGCTACCGCAAGGTGCCCAGCGGCGTGCCCGGCGTGGACGAGTCGTGGAACGAGCACATCGGCCGCCCGCTGACCTCGGTCCCCGCGCCGGTCGGCTCGGCGTACCCGAACTGGGCGGAGCACTTCAAGGCCGCGATGGGCCAGGCGCTCGCCGAGCTCGGCGTCGAGTACGACGGCATCAGCCAGACCGAGCAGTACACCTCGGGCGTCTACCGCGACCAGGTGCTGCACGCGATGAAGCACCGCGGTGACATCGACGCGATCCTGGAGCAGTACCGGACCAAGAAGGCCCCGGGCAAGAAGTCGCAGAAGCCCCTCGACGAAGCCGAGCTTGAGGCCGCCGAGGGCTCGGGCGCGGCGGCCGAGGACGACGGCACCGGCTCCACCGGCTACTTCCCGTACAAGCCGTACTGCGGCGGCTGCGGCAAGGACCTCACGGTCGTCACCGCCTACGACGACGACACCACGGAGCTGACCTACACCTGCTCCGCGTGCGCCTTCTCGGAGACCGTCCTGCTCAGCGAGTTCCACCGGGGCAAGCTGGTGTGGAAGGTCGACTGGCCGATGCGCTGGGCGTACGAGGGCGTGGTCTTCGAGCCCTCCGGCGTGGACCACTCCTCGCCCGGCTCCTCCTTCCAGGTCGGCGGCCAGATCGTGTCGATCTTCGGCGGCGTCCAGCCGATCGGCCCGATGTACGCGTTCGTGGGCATCAGCGGCATGGCCAAGATGTCCTCCTCCAAGGGCGGGGTCCCGACGCCGGCCGACGCGCTGAAGATCATGGAGCCGCAGCTCCTGCGCTGGCTGTACGCGCGCCGCAGGCCCAACCAGTCCTTCAAGATCGCCTTCGACCAGGAGATCCAGCGGCTCTACGACGAGTGGGACAAGCTGGAGGCGAAGGTCGCCGACGGCACGGCGCTGCCCGCCGACGCCGCCGCCCACTCCCGGGCGGCCCGCACGGCCGCCGGTGAACTCCCGCGCACCGCCCGCCCGTTGCCCTACCGCACGCTGGCCTCCGTGGTGGACGTGACGGCGGGCCACGAGGACCAGACCCTGCGCATCCTGAGCGAGCTCGACCCGGCCAACCCGGTGACCTCGCTGGACGAGGTGCGCCCGCGTCTTGACCGCGCCGAGAACTGGATCACCACCCAGGTCCCGGCCGACCAGCGCACGCTGGTCCGCGAGGAGCCCGACACCGAGCTGCTTGCCTCGCTCGACGAGCAGGCCCGCGAATCGCTGCGCCTGCTCGTGGAGGGCCTGGACTCGCACTGGTCGCTCGACGGGCTCACCACGCTGGTCTACGGCGTGCCGAAGGTGATGGCGGGCTTGGAGCCGGACGCCAAGCCGACGCCGGAGCTGAAGGTCGCCCAGCGTTCGTTCTTCGCGCTGCTCTACACGCTCCTGGTGAGCCGGGAGACGGGTCCGCGTCTGCCCACGCTGCTGCTCGCCGTGGGCGCCGACCGGGTGCGCAAGCTGCTCGCCGCCTGA
- a CDS encoding DUF2637 domain-containing protein: MAATQLTRTHRILIGVVVAGAVVIAGIGFAGSYAAVRELALHKGFGNFSYVFPIGVDAGICVLLALDLLLTWMRIPFPLLRQTAWLLTAATIAFNGAAAWPDPLGVGMHAVIPVLFVVSVEAARHAVGRIADITADKHMEGVRLTRWLLSPIPTFRLWRRMKLWELRSYEQVIKLEQDRLVYRARLQAVYGRAWRRKAPVESLMPLRLAKFGVPLAETAPAGLAAAGIEPVLLPPGPPAARPEAQPELAPAQAAPEAAAPEAPAPEAPARQDPAPAPQEYAGPEQPTTHESPWFAAQHVSPEVYEGTYDPAFAEGAPQQHGPQQDPGQDPRQGPQQEPVMVPSGPGRERPLGVPTARAADPGPAPVPTEDEFAQFAELAYEVFRQHERTEGAYPTVETLDIKLTDEHGVRYPDSAVVLRKLYPQFKAHFEANQDVEDYIA, from the coding sequence GTGGCCGCGACTCAGCTGACACGGACGCACCGCATCCTGATCGGGGTGGTGGTCGCGGGTGCCGTGGTGATCGCCGGGATCGGTTTCGCGGGTTCGTACGCCGCGGTCCGCGAGCTCGCGCTGCACAAGGGCTTCGGAAACTTCTCCTACGTCTTCCCCATCGGCGTCGACGCGGGCATCTGTGTGCTGCTCGCTCTCGATCTGCTCCTGACCTGGATGCGGATCCCTTTCCCGCTGCTCCGCCAGACCGCGTGGCTGCTCACGGCCGCCACGATCGCCTTCAACGGCGCCGCGGCCTGGCCGGACCCGCTGGGCGTGGGCATGCACGCCGTCATCCCGGTCCTGTTCGTGGTCTCCGTCGAAGCGGCCCGGCACGCGGTCGGCCGGATCGCGGACATCACCGCCGACAAGCACATGGAGGGCGTCCGCCTCACCCGCTGGCTGCTCTCGCCCATCCCCACCTTCCGGCTGTGGCGCCGGATGAAGCTGTGGGAGCTGCGCAGCTACGAGCAGGTCATCAAGCTCGAACAGGACCGCCTGGTCTACCGGGCGCGCCTCCAGGCCGTGTACGGCCGCGCCTGGCGCCGCAAGGCTCCCGTGGAGTCCTTGATGCCGCTGCGGCTCGCCAAGTTCGGCGTGCCGCTGGCCGAGACCGCCCCGGCCGGTCTCGCCGCCGCCGGCATCGAGCCGGTCCTGCTGCCGCCCGGGCCGCCGGCCGCCCGCCCCGAGGCACAGCCCGAACTGGCCCCGGCCCAGGCCGCGCCCGAGGCCGCCGCGCCCGAGGCCCCCGCGCCCGAGGCCCCCGCACGCCAGGACCCGGCCCCCGCGCCGCAGGAGTACGCCGGCCCCGAGCAGCCCACCACGCACGAGAGCCCGTGGTTCGCCGCACAGCACGTCTCGCCCGAGGTGTACGAGGGCACGTACGACCCGGCCTTCGCCGAGGGCGCACCTCAGCAGCACGGGCCCCAGCAGGACCCGGGGCAGGACCCGCGGCAGGGCCCGCAGCAGGAGCCGGTCATGGTCCCCTCGGGTCCCGGCCGCGAACGCCCCCTCGGCGTCCCGACGGCGCGCGCGGCGGACCCGGGGCCCGCGCCGGTACCGACGGAGGACGAGTTCGCCCAGTTCGCGGAGCTCGCCTATGAGGTCTTCCGTCAGCACGAACGCACCGAGGGCGCCTACCCCACCGTCGAGACGCTGGACATAAAGCTCACGGACGAGCACGGTGTGCGCTATCCCGACAGCGCCGTCGTGCTGCGCAAGCTGTACCCGCAGTTCAAGGCGCACTTCGAAGCGAACCAGGACGTCGAGGACTACATCGCCTGA
- a CDS encoding DUF3558 domain-containing protein has protein sequence MHRSAPATPQKAPAPAQRIRLARVLACAAVPVMLVAVGCSSDSGAKKKTDTSSASSSSSSASSSASGGKQASASPSLAPAKFAKLPEACQSVSEKTIDTYVPKAKTKAGEVGKTADPQSQASCTWNGLDDKGVDGSQYRWLDVDLKRYDSTPGLGSGEALAQKQFDHAVSSARSTSDATNVKTAPVSGLGDQATAIVFNLKKSDADFSYAVVVVRTANAVVTLDYNGAGFQGADGPDTGDVLKGATDAAKEAVAAVATANNK, from the coding sequence ATGCACCGATCAGCCCCGGCCACCCCCCAAAAGGCACCCGCCCCGGCCCAGCGCATCCGGCTCGCCCGCGTCCTCGCCTGTGCCGCCGTCCCTGTGATGCTCGTCGCAGTGGGGTGCTCGTCCGACTCGGGCGCCAAGAAGAAGACCGACACCTCTTCGGCGTCGTCCTCGTCCTCGTCCGCCTCCTCCTCGGCCTCCGGCGGCAAGCAGGCGTCGGCCTCGCCCTCCCTGGCCCCGGCGAAGTTCGCCAAGCTGCCCGAGGCGTGCCAGTCGGTCAGCGAGAAGACCATCGACACCTACGTTCCCAAGGCGAAGACGAAGGCGGGCGAGGTCGGCAAGACCGCGGACCCGCAGTCCCAGGCGAGCTGCACCTGGAACGGCCTGGACGACAAGGGCGTCGACGGCTCGCAGTACCGCTGGCTCGACGTGGACCTCAAGCGCTACGACTCGACGCCCGGCCTGGGCAGCGGCGAGGCGCTGGCGCAGAAGCAGTTCGACCACGCGGTCTCGTCGGCCCGCTCCACGAGCGACGCCACCAATGTGAAGACCGCCCCGGTCTCCGGTCTCGGCGACCAGGCCACCGCGATCGTCTTCAACCTGAAGAAGAGCGACGCGGACTTCAGTTACGCCGTCGTCGTGGTGCGCACCGCCAACGCCGTGGTCACCCTCGACTACAACGGCGCCGGGTTCCAGGGCGCCGACGGCCCGGACACGGGTGACGTCCTGAAGGGCGCCACCGATGCGGCCAAGGAGGCCGTCGCGGCGGTGGCCACCGCCAACAACAAGTAG
- a CDS encoding DUF3558 domain-containing protein — translation MQRKAYVPGLALLVALASGCSSGSGPAGSSADAKGGTTRAAPAPPGKYRTLPEPCHAVSKSVLKDMLPGAASLADADAAKEYAGVADLTYDTDRRVGCRWKDETPEGVRRLSVDFERVVSYDPAVSDDDQTKELYGKKETAANLPAPASSAPAVPVSPSPSATPSPAGSPATGTRAASGAPAPGTSPSGGPSGAPAGATPGAPNPSGSADTGLQPRRLSGLGDAAFLNDVASPAGTGGATGAGQRTVTVIFRTSNVIVTIEYAAQAMAAAAVPDSKELQGQAQALAGRLVEQFSE, via the coding sequence GTGCAGCGCAAGGCGTACGTGCCCGGTCTCGCCCTCCTGGTGGCGCTCGCCTCCGGCTGTTCCTCAGGGTCGGGACCCGCTGGTTCCAGCGCCGACGCCAAGGGCGGTACGACCAGGGCGGCGCCCGCGCCGCCCGGCAAGTACCGCACTCTGCCCGAGCCCTGCCACGCCGTGAGCAAGAGCGTGCTCAAGGACATGCTGCCGGGCGCCGCGTCGCTGGCCGACGCGGACGCCGCCAAGGAGTACGCGGGCGTCGCCGACCTGACCTACGACACCGACCGCCGGGTCGGCTGCCGCTGGAAGGACGAGACGCCCGAGGGGGTGCGCAGACTCTCGGTCGACTTCGAGCGCGTCGTGTCGTACGACCCCGCGGTGAGCGACGACGACCAGACCAAGGAGCTGTACGGCAAGAAGGAGACGGCGGCGAATCTGCCCGCCCCCGCGAGCTCGGCGCCCGCCGTACCCGTGTCGCCCTCCCCCTCCGCGACGCCCTCCCCCGCCGGATCCCCCGCCACCGGCACCCGCGCCGCCTCCGGCGCACCCGCGCCCGGCACCTCGCCCTCCGGCGGTCCGAGCGGCGCACCGGCCGGCGCCACCCCCGGCGCGCCGAACCCGTCGGGCAGCGCCGACACCGGTCTCCAGCCGCGCCGGCTCAGCGGCCTCGGTGACGCCGCGTTCCTCAACGACGTGGCCTCCCCGGCCGGCACCGGCGGCGCCACGGGCGCCGGACAACGTACCGTCACAGTGATCTTCCGTACGTCCAACGTCATCGTGACCATCGAGTACGCCGCCCAGGCCATGGCAGCCGCCGCGGTCCCCGACAGCAAGGAGCTGCAAGGGCAGGCCCAGGCTCTGGCCGGCCGGCTCGTCGAGCAGTTCAGCGAATAG
- a CDS encoding RtcB family protein: protein MSYTQLAGARVPIRMWADPASVDDGAMRQLHNVATLPWIKGLAVMPDVHYGKGATVGSVIAMHGAVCPAAVGVDIGCGMSAVKTSLTANDLPGDLSRLRTKIEQAIPVGRGLHASPVEPGRLHGFPLAGWSGFWERFEGIADAVKFRAERAAQQMGTLGSGNHFVEFCLDESGAVWLMLHSGSRNIGKELADFHIGQAQKLPHNQGLVDRDLAVFVADTPQMAAYRNDLFWAQEYAQYNRAIMMALFQDVVRKEFKKARVTFEPVISCHHNYVAEERYDGMDLLVTRKGAIRAGAGDLGIIPGSMGTGSYIVKGLGNAASFNSASHGAGRRMSRSAAKRAFTARDLAEQTRGVECRKDAGVVDEIPAAYKPIEQVMDQQRDLVEVVAKLKQVICVKG from the coding sequence ATGTCGTACACGCAATTGGCCGGGGCGCGGGTGCCCATCAGGATGTGGGCCGACCCGGCGTCGGTCGACGACGGCGCGATGCGGCAGCTGCACAATGTCGCCACTTTGCCGTGGATCAAGGGACTCGCGGTGATGCCCGACGTCCATTACGGCAAGGGCGCCACGGTCGGCTCCGTGATCGCCATGCACGGCGCGGTCTGCCCTGCGGCGGTCGGCGTCGACATCGGCTGCGGCATGTCCGCCGTCAAGACCTCCCTGACCGCCAACGACCTGCCCGGCGACCTCTCCCGGCTCCGCACGAAGATCGAGCAGGCCATCCCGGTGGGGCGCGGCCTGCATGCCTCACCGGTGGAACCGGGCCGGCTGCACGGCTTCCCGCTGGCGGGGTGGAGCGGCTTCTGGGAGCGGTTCGAGGGGATCGCGGACGCGGTGAAATTCCGTGCCGAGCGCGCCGCCCAGCAGATGGGGACGCTGGGCTCGGGCAACCACTTCGTCGAATTCTGTCTCGACGAGTCGGGCGCGGTCTGGCTGATGCTGCACTCCGGGTCCCGCAACATCGGCAAGGAACTCGCCGACTTCCACATCGGGCAGGCCCAGAAACTGCCGCACAACCAGGGCCTGGTCGACCGCGACCTCGCCGTCTTCGTCGCGGACACCCCGCAGATGGCGGCGTACCGCAACGACCTGTTCTGGGCCCAGGAGTACGCCCAGTACAACCGCGCGATCATGATGGCGCTCTTCCAGGACGTGGTCCGCAAGGAGTTCAAGAAAGCCCGGGTCACCTTCGAGCCGGTCATCTCCTGTCACCACAACTACGTGGCGGAGGAGCGGTACGACGGCATGGACCTGCTGGTCACCCGCAAGGGAGCGATCCGGGCCGGCGCGGGGGACCTCGGGATCATCCCCGGGTCGATGGGCACGGGCTCGTACATCGTCAAGGGCCTCGGCAACGCGGCGTCCTTCAACTCCGCATCGCACGGCGCGGGCCGCAGGATGAGCCGCAGCGCCGCCAAGCGGGCGTTCACCGCGCGGGACCTGGCCGAGCAGACGCGGGGCGTGGAGTGCCGCAAGGACGCGGGTGTGGTGGACGAGATCCCGGCCGCCTACAAGCCGATCGAGCAGGTCATGGACCAGCAGCGCGATCTGGTGGAGGTCGTGGCGAAACTCAAGCAGGTCATCTGCGTCAAGGGCTGA
- a CDS encoding helix-turn-helix domain-containing protein, which produces MDKPALRSLLRERRALITPESHGLSRPTRQGRRAPGLSQAQIDQILHRAPDTYGRLESGRYPNPPADLLQDVARLLGMNEQEWIALWRYCLGQDPPFPLHSQSGEEIPGVWQEAVDGIGHMAYVNDRSWNLLAHNACWEEMFPDRRVPRNTMRWMALDPGARETLADWEHSWAPLVLPQLRAALAADPTDQTLAQIEKEVLEDPLASRIYNRASAYLHLDGDERPLNHASRGPGWVTMCAAQPMAAPGARLIILVFHPGEKRRHTRMPMLRAAVE; this is translated from the coding sequence ATGGACAAGCCCGCTCTGCGCTCTCTGCTGCGCGAGCGCCGCGCGCTGATCACGCCCGAGAGTCATGGGCTGAGCAGACCGACCCGGCAGGGCCGGCGGGCGCCCGGCCTCTCGCAGGCCCAGATCGACCAGATCCTGCACCGCGCCCCCGACACCTACGGACGCCTGGAGTCCGGCCGCTACCCCAACCCGCCCGCCGACCTGCTCCAGGACGTGGCCCGGCTGCTCGGCATGAACGAGCAGGAGTGGATCGCGCTCTGGCGCTACTGCCTCGGCCAGGATCCGCCCTTCCCCCTGCACTCGCAGTCGGGAGAGGAGATCCCCGGGGTGTGGCAGGAGGCGGTCGACGGCATCGGACACATGGCGTACGTCAACGACCGCTCGTGGAACCTGCTGGCGCACAACGCGTGCTGGGAGGAGATGTTCCCCGACCGGCGCGTGCCGAGGAACACCATGCGGTGGATGGCGCTCGACCCGGGCGCCCGGGAGACCCTGGCCGACTGGGAGCACTCCTGGGCGCCGCTCGTGCTGCCTCAGCTGCGGGCCGCGCTGGCCGCCGACCCCACCGACCAGACGCTGGCGCAGATCGAGAAGGAGGTCCTTGAGGACCCGCTCGCCTCCCGGATCTACAACCGGGCCAGCGCCTACCTGCACCTCGACGGCGACGAGCGCCCCCTCAACCACGCCTCGCGCGGCCCGGGCTGGGTGACGATGTGCGCCGCCCAGCCGATGGCCGCGCCGGGCGCCCGCCTGATCATCCTGGTCTTCCACCCGGGCGAGAAGCGCCGCCACACGCGGATGCCGATGCTGCGGGCGGCCGTGGAGTAG
- a CDS encoding SDR family NAD(P)-dependent oxidoreductase, which yields MTAAGTPIAVVTGASSGIGAATARGLAAAGYRVVLTARRKDRVEALAAEINEAGHQATAYPLDVTDRAAVDEFATAFRTIGVLVNNAGGALGADPVATGDPADWRQMYETNVIGTLNVTQALLPALEASGDGTVVILSSTAGHATYEGGGGYVAAKNGARVLAETLRLEIVGRPVRVVEIAPGMVKTEEFATTRFRGDTEKAAKVYAGVAEPLSAEDVADTITWAVTRPSHVNIDLLVVRPRAQASNTKVHREL from the coding sequence ATGACTGCCGCCGGGACCCCGATCGCCGTCGTCACCGGAGCGAGCAGCGGGATCGGTGCCGCCACCGCCCGCGGCCTCGCCGCCGCCGGTTACCGCGTGGTGCTGACCGCCCGCCGCAAGGACCGCGTCGAGGCGCTGGCCGCCGAGATCAACGAGGCGGGCCACCAGGCGACCGCGTACCCGCTCGATGTGACCGACCGCGCCGCCGTCGACGAGTTCGCCACCGCGTTCCGCACCATCGGGGTGCTGGTCAACAACGCGGGCGGCGCGCTGGGCGCGGACCCGGTCGCGACCGGCGATCCGGCGGACTGGCGCCAGATGTACGAGACGAACGTCATCGGCACGCTCAACGTCACCCAGGCCCTGCTGCCCGCGCTGGAAGCCTCCGGCGACGGCACGGTCGTCATCCTGTCCTCGACGGCGGGCCACGCCACCTACGAGGGCGGCGGCGGTTACGTGGCCGCGAAGAACGGCGCGCGCGTGCTGGCCGAGACGCTGCGGCTCGAGATCGTGGGCCGTCCGGTGCGGGTCGTGGAGATCGCGCCCGGCATGGTGAAGACGGAGGAGTTCGCCACCACCCGCTTCCGCGGCGACACCGAGAAGGCCGCCAAGGTGTACGCGGGCGTGGCCGAGCCGCTGAGCGCCGAGGACGTCGCGGACACCATCACCTGGGCGGTCACCCGTCCCAGCCACGTCAACATCGACCTGCTCGTCGTCCGCCCGAGGGCCCAGGCCTCCAACACGAAGGTCCACCGCGAGCTGTAG
- a CDS encoding YnfA family protein produces MLVARSALLFVLAALFEIGGAWLVWQGVREHRGWVWIGAGVLALGVYGFVATLQPDAEFGRILAAYGGVFVAGSIVWGMVADGYRPDRWDITGALVCLAGMAVIMYAPRGR; encoded by the coding sequence ATGCTCGTCGCACGCTCCGCGCTCCTGTTCGTCCTGGCCGCCCTGTTCGAGATCGGCGGGGCCTGGCTCGTCTGGCAGGGGGTCAGGGAGCACCGGGGCTGGGTGTGGATCGGCGCGGGGGTCCTCGCGCTCGGCGTCTACGGTTTCGTGGCGACGCTCCAGCCCGACGCCGAGTTCGGCCGGATCCTCGCCGCGTACGGCGGTGTCTTCGTGGCGGGCTCGATCGTCTGGGGCATGGTCGCGGACGGCTACCGCCCGGACCGCTGGGACATCACCGGCGCGCTGGTCTGCCTGGCCGGGATGGCCGTGATCATGTACGCCCCGCGCGGCCGCTGA
- a CDS encoding FAD-dependent monooxygenase has translation MNDSTRALDAALTADVLVIGSGPTGLLLAGDLAATGLSVTVVERRPHGISNLTRAFGVHARTLEMLDARGLAEELIKGGTAVDHMDMFGRVTLDLTRLRSRFPFLLVTPQYEMERILERRALAEGVQFRYATALLTLHQDGNGVTATLRDAEDGRHLTARARYLVGADGSRSGVREALGLPFPGAAVIRSIVLADVRLEREPDTMLTVTGSGDSFAVVAPFGDGYFRVMGWNRKRQVPDTEPVDLEEIRAIAREALGADHGLHDPRWLSRFHSDERQAPSYRVGRVFLAGDAAHVHSPAGGQGMNTGLQDAANLSWKLAAVLRGRVGDPEALLDSYQAERHPVGASVLRSSGVLVRLAMAHNPLQRAVRSLAVSILKTVRPAADKALAMISGVGIAYRAERGAHPLTGKRAPDLELARGRLYEALRQGRFVLVTPENAPLVAPGEVVGAHWRSGRAGSLLVRPDGYVAWASDGPDPAGLHTALQRWTGHA, from the coding sequence ATGAACGACTCCACCCGCGCACTCGACGCCGCGTTGACCGCCGACGTCCTCGTCATCGGCTCAGGCCCCACCGGACTGCTTCTCGCCGGCGATCTGGCCGCGACCGGCCTGAGCGTCACCGTCGTCGAACGCCGCCCGCACGGCATCAGCAACCTGACCCGCGCCTTCGGCGTCCACGCGCGCACCCTGGAAATGCTCGATGCCCGGGGCCTGGCGGAGGAATTGATCAAGGGCGGCACAGCCGTCGACCACATGGACATGTTCGGCCGGGTCACCCTCGACCTGACCCGGCTGCGTTCGCGCTTCCCGTTCCTCCTGGTCACCCCGCAGTACGAGATGGAACGGATCCTGGAGCGGCGCGCACTGGCCGAGGGCGTCCAATTCCGTTACGCCACCGCGCTGCTGACGCTCCATCAGGATGGCAACGGCGTCACGGCCACCCTGCGCGACGCCGAGGACGGGCGGCACCTGACGGCGCGGGCCCGCTACCTCGTCGGCGCCGACGGCTCGCGCAGCGGCGTGCGCGAAGCGCTTGGACTGCCCTTCCCCGGCGCGGCGGTGATCCGTTCGATCGTCCTGGCGGACGTGCGCCTGGAGCGGGAGCCGGACACCATGCTCACGGTCACCGGCTCAGGCGACTCCTTCGCCGTCGTCGCCCCGTTCGGCGACGGGTACTTCCGGGTCATGGGCTGGAACCGCAAGCGCCAGGTTCCCGACACCGAACCCGTGGACCTGGAGGAGATCCGCGCCATCGCCCGGGAGGCCCTGGGCGCCGACCACGGTCTGCACGACCCGCGCTGGCTCTCCCGCTTCCACAGCGACGAACGCCAGGCGCCGTCCTATCGCGTCGGCCGCGTCTTCCTCGCCGGGGACGCCGCGCACGTCCACTCCCCCGCCGGCGGCCAGGGCATGAACACCGGCCTCCAGGACGCCGCGAACCTCTCGTGGAAGCTCGCCGCCGTGCTGCGCGGCCGGGTCGGCGACCCCGAGGCGCTGCTCGACAGCTACCAGGCGGAACGCCATCCGGTCGGCGCGTCGGTGCTGCGCAGCAGCGGGGTGCTGGTCCGGCTCGCGATGGCCCACAACCCCCTTCAGCGCGCGGTCCGTTCGCTGGCCGTCTCGATCCTCAAGACCGTACGCCCCGCCGCCGACAAGGCGCTCGCGATGATCAGCGGCGTCGGCATCGCCTACCGGGCCGAGCGCGGCGCGCACCCGCTCACCGGAAAGCGCGCACCGGATTTGGAGCTCGCGCGGGGGCGTCTGTACGAGGCGCTGCGGCAGGGCAGGTTCGTCCTGGTGACACCCGAGAACGCCCCGCTCGTGGCGCCCGGGGAGGTGGTCGGCGCGCACTGGAGGAGCGGGCGCGCGGGCTCGCTGCTCGTGCGGCCGGACGGTTACGTGGCGTGGGCGAGCGACGGCCCCGACCCGGCCGGGCTGCACACCGCGCTCCAACGCTGGACGGGACACGCCTAG
- a CDS encoding TetR family transcriptional regulator, which yields MTTEAAADGPRRTSGATKTAILEAARERFAADGYERATIRAIARDAGIDPSMVMRYYGNKEGLFAAASEIELGFPDPAELPADGLGAALVAHFFDRWEGDDVLTALLRVGVTNATGAERVRAVFAEQMVPLAAAVCPDPDDAPRRAALVSSQILGMALTRYVLRFPPTAAMPRDEMIAWLGPTVQRYLTAERA from the coding sequence ATGACGACCGAAGCCGCCGCCGACGGCCCCCGCCGCACCTCCGGAGCCACCAAGACCGCGATCCTCGAAGCCGCCCGCGAGCGGTTCGCGGCCGACGGCTACGAGCGCGCGACCATCCGGGCCATCGCCCGGGACGCGGGGATCGACCCGTCGATGGTGATGCGGTACTACGGCAACAAGGAGGGCCTGTTCGCGGCCGCCTCCGAGATCGAGCTGGGCTTCCCGGACCCGGCGGAGCTGCCCGCCGACGGGCTCGGCGCGGCGCTCGTCGCCCACTTCTTCGACCGCTGGGAGGGTGACGACGTGCTGACCGCCCTGCTCAGGGTCGGCGTCACCAACGCGACCGGCGCCGAGCGGGTGCGGGCCGTCTTCGCCGAGCAGATGGTGCCGCTCGCCGCCGCCGTCTGCCCGGACCCGGACGACGCCCCGCGCCGGGCCGCCCTGGTGTCCTCGCAGATCCTGGGCATGGCCCTGACCCGCTATGTGTTGCGGTTCCCGCCCACGGCCGCGATGCCCCGCGACGAGATGATCGCATGGCTCGGCCCGACAGTGCAGCGCTATCTGACGGCGGAGCGGGCCTGA
- a CDS encoding MarR family transcriptional regulator produces MPQKRSVGGVSGPGPRGDLMRDLGAVARRYMASYALFNQALADHLGLHPTDLQCLNLLGLEPGPVTTGRIAELTGLTTGSATRLVDRLEKSGYVTRRRDTADRRKVLVEVVPARMAELGAVWGRLNGAWWEMFEAYEDDEIALIATHMRRTIDLSASQAERLRGGLV; encoded by the coding sequence ATGCCACAGAAGAGGAGCGTCGGCGGCGTGTCCGGCCCCGGCCCGCGCGGCGATCTGATGCGTGACCTCGGGGCCGTCGCCCGGCGCTACATGGCGTCGTACGCGCTCTTCAACCAGGCGCTCGCCGACCATCTGGGCCTGCATCCGACGGACTTGCAGTGCCTCAACCTGCTGGGCCTCGAACCCGGGCCCGTCACCACGGGGCGGATCGCCGAGCTGACCGGCCTCACCACCGGCTCCGCCACCCGGCTCGTCGACCGCCTGGAGAAGTCCGGGTATGTGACGCGGCGCCGCGACACCGCGGACCGCCGCAAGGTGCTCGTCGAGGTGGTGCCCGCGCGGATGGCGGAGCTGGGCGCGGTCTGGGGCCGGCTCAACGGCGCGTGGTGGGAAATGTTCGAGGCGTACGAGGACGACGAGATCGCGCTCATCGCCACGCACATGCGCCGCACGATCGACCTCAGCGCGTCCCAGGCCGAACGCCTCAGGGGCGGCCTGGTCTGA